In one Candidatus Nitronereus thalassa genomic region, the following are encoded:
- a CDS encoding M48 family metalloprotease: MAWQEVWLYDSPDPNAFAAGPSKNNSMVAVSTGLLQNLSEGEVRTVLAHEMGHVYNGNMFTTTVLAGLMNTFVYFISRMVYRQVAKRNAMLGFAVYFFLQIVLSILAMIPISWWSRRREFSADRFAANTVGKEQ, translated from the coding sequence ATGGCCTGGCAGGAAGTGTGGCTCTATGATTCTCCGGACCCCAATGCATTTGCCGCAGGACCTTCTAAAAACAACTCCATGGTCGCCGTTTCGACAGGATTGTTGCAAAATCTAAGTGAAGGTGAAGTGCGCACTGTGCTCGCACATGAAATGGGACATGTGTATAACGGTAACATGTTCACCACCACTGTCCTGGCCGGACTGATGAATACCTTCGTGTATTTCATTAGCCGAATGGTTTACAGACAGGTCGCTAAACGCAATGCCATGTTGGGTTTTGCTGTATATTTCTTCCTTCAAATTGTCTTGTCTATCTTAGCGATGATTCCGATCAGCTGGTGGTCGCGACGCCGAGAATTTTCTGCGGACCGCTTTGCCGCGAATACCGTTGGCAAGGAACAATGA